A portion of the Leucoraja erinacea ecotype New England chromosome 9, Leri_hhj_1, whole genome shotgun sequence genome contains these proteins:
- the arf6b gene encoding ADP-ribosylation factor 6b, with the protein MGKVLSKIFGNKEMRILMLGLDAAGKTTILYKLKLGQSVTTIPTVGFNVETVTYKNVKFNVWDVGGQDKIRPLWRHYYTGTQGLIFVVDCADRDRIDEARQELLRIINDREMRDAIILIFANKQDLGDAMKPHEIQEKLGLTRIRDRNWYVQPSCATSGDGLFEGLTWLTSNYKSK; encoded by the coding sequence ATGGGCAAGGTGCTGTCCAAGATCTTCGGCAACAAGGAGATGCGCATCCTGATGCTGGGGCTGGACGCGGCCGGTAAGACGACCATCCTGTACAAGCTGAAGCTGGGCCAGTCCGTCACCACCATCCCCACGGTGGGCTTCAACGTGGAGACGGTCACCTACAAGAACGTCAAGTTCAACGTGTGGGACGTGGGCGGGCAGGACAAGATCCGCCCGCTGTGGCGGCACTACTACACGGGCACGCAGGGGCTCATCTTCGTGGTGGACTGCGCCGACAGGGACCGCATCGACGAGGCGCGGCAGGAGCTGCTGCGGATCATCAACGACCGGGAGATGCGCGACGCCATCATCCTCATCTTCGCCAACAAGCAGGACCTTGGCGACGCCATGAAGCCGCACGAAATCCAGGAGAAACTGGGCCTGACCCGAATCCGCGACAGGAACTGGTATGTGCAGCCGTCCTGCGCCACCTCTGGGGACGGACTCTTCGAGGGCCTGACGTGGCTCACCTCCAATTACAAGTCCAAATAG